Proteins from a genomic interval of Spiroplasma diminutum CUAS-1:
- the trmFO gene encoding methylenetetrahydrofolate--tRNA-(uracil(54)-C(5))-methyltransferase (FADH(2)-oxidizing) TrmFO has translation MEKIVNIIGAGLSGCEAAYQLAKRNIKVKLYEKKTIERNPVQKLDYFAELVCSNTLRSTDFKNAVGTLKDEMRLFDSLIIKAAEFAQIPAGGSLAVDRDVFSKYITDKMHENKNIEVIEQEFKEIDPNQITLIASGPLTSEDLQTEIAKLIGQDYFYFFDAVAPIITKDSINMEIAFRKNRYEKGETQDYINCPMNREEYELFYNELVNAQLAPVHLESEKNLKYFEGCMPVEVMAKRGFDTLTYGPLKPAGLRNLDGTNNFAVVQLRQDNAADDLYNFVGFQTNLTWPEQKRVFRLIPGLENAEFVRYGVMHQNNFINSPTVLNEFNQLKTNNNIFFAGQITGVEGYVESTSSGIIAAINIARMLEGKELQKFPKDTVMGGLQNYIISTDSKNFQPMKANWSIVENLEIKSKIRKEEKKELYSKRSINSMNEFIKKL, from the coding sequence ATGGAAAAAATAGTTAATATAATTGGAGCAGGTCTTTCAGGATGTGAAGCTGCTTATCAATTAGCAAAAAGAAATATCAAAGTTAAATTATATGAGAAAAAAACAATTGAAAGGAATCCAGTTCAAAAATTAGATTATTTTGCAGAATTAGTTTGTTCAAATACCTTAAGATCAACTGATTTTAAAAATGCGGTAGGAACTTTGAAAGATGAAATGAGACTTTTTGATTCTTTGATTATTAAAGCTGCAGAGTTTGCACAAATACCTGCTGGAGGAAGTTTGGCAGTAGATAGAGATGTATTTTCGAAATATATTACAGATAAAATGCATGAAAATAAAAATATTGAAGTCATAGAGCAAGAATTTAAGGAAATAGATCCTAATCAAATTACTTTAATAGCTTCTGGGCCTTTAACTAGTGAGGATTTACAAACTGAAATTGCAAAACTAATTGGTCAAGATTATTTTTATTTTTTTGATGCAGTTGCACCAATAATTACAAAAGATTCTATTAATATGGAAATTGCTTTTAGAAAAAATAGATATGAGAAGGGTGAAACTCAAGATTATATAAATTGCCCAATGAACAGAGAAGAATATGAGTTATTTTATAATGAACTTGTAAATGCTCAATTAGCTCCTGTTCATTTAGAATCGGAAAAAAATTTAAAATATTTTGAAGGATGTATGCCAGTTGAAGTAATGGCAAAAAGAGGATTTGATACTTTAACATATGGTCCACTTAAACCAGCAGGTTTAAGAAATTTAGATGGAACTAATAATTTTGCAGTTGTTCAATTAAGACAAGATAATGCAGCAGATGATTTATATAATTTTGTTGGTTTTCAAACAAATTTAACATGACCAGAACAAAAAAGAGTTTTTAGATTAATTCCTGGACTTGAAAACGCTGAATTTGTAAGATATGGAGTTATGCATCAAAATAATTTTATAAATTCACCAACAGTTTTAAATGAGTTCAATCAACTAAAAACTAATAACAATATATTTTTTGCAGGTCAAATTACTGGAGTTGAAGGATATGTTGAATCAACTTCTTCAGGAATAATTGCAGCTATAAATATTGCAAGAATGTTAGAAGGAAAAGAACTTCAAAAATTCCCAAAAGATACTGTAATGGGTGGTTTACAAAATTATATAATTTCAACTGATTCAAAAAACTTTCAACCAATGAAGGCAAATTGAAGTATTGTTGAAAATTTAGAAATTAAGTCTAAAATAAGAAAAGAAGAAAAAAAGGAACTTTATTCAAAAAGATCTATAAACTCAATGAATGAATTTATAAAAAAACTTTAA
- a CDS encoding ABC transporter ATP-binding protein: protein MSNEIKMDNTQEVNLKNDNKNTTPEFKTKRSGKAFLSIIFHYLKRHPIVGIFLVLLTLASSATSVLSPKIIQNIMTILMAPAAHKLGQDTMGAFQLSTGEWATSLFGFALTWQHWIYVQLILFACLAIFTFASNYIAGIMGKNIEIELRNKTLERLVKQDMSYYSDKKIGEILTKIVSDTQIIGDQAQQIPVTMMGAAFTFFGALIMMFTINIYLTVVVIITMAIIVTSIFSTFGIVKKSAFKTRDSITAINGDVTDRIATVRLIKASGTENYETERFKEIHKDYFKKSSSLIKLQSTVITVLVAGVSSIQMIIVIAAAIKWHNDPATLSIVLTSFISSVGTMVGPIMQVARLQAGLIQASTSAVRIDEILSAKSKIDPHYNPEEGIHIDNIDKSIIFKDVEFRYPEKPEKVIIPEFSFTFEHGKSYAFVGETGSGKSTIARLLLRFYDPYKGQVLINETNDLKDVNLASYLDKVGYVEQEPQILFGDVLDNIKYGRFNATDEEAIEAAKLAELHELVMTWPDGYKTILGERGFMLSGGQKQRLVIARMFLKDPQLLILDEATSALDNIVEKEIQAKLDSLMKGRTTVTIAHRLSTIKNVDTIIVLAPEKGIAQVGTFNELKNKEGHFKKLYDAGLMG from the coding sequence ATGTCTAACGAGATCAAAATGGATAATACACAAGAAGTTAATCTAAAAAATGATAATAAAAATACTACCCCTGAATTTAAAACAAAAAGAAGTGGAAAAGCTTTTTTATCAATTATTTTTCATTACTTAAAAAGACACCCAATAGTTGGGATATTTTTAGTTTTATTAACATTGGCTTCATCAGCTACAAGTGTTTTAAGTCCTAAAATTATACAAAATATTATGACAATTTTAATGGCCCCAGCAGCACATAAATTAGGACAAGATACAATGGGAGCATTTCAATTGTCAACAGGTGAATGAGCAACTTCATTATTTGGATTTGCTTTAACATGACAACATTGAATATATGTTCAATTAATTTTATTTGCTTGTCTTGCAATATTTACGTTTGCATCAAACTATATAGCAGGAATTATGGGTAAAAATATTGAAATTGAATTAAGAAACAAGACTTTAGAAAGACTTGTAAAACAAGATATGAGTTATTATTCAGATAAAAAAATTGGAGAAATTTTAACTAAAATAGTATCTGATACTCAAATTATTGGAGATCAAGCACAACAAATACCAGTAACAATGATGGGAGCAGCATTTACATTCTTTGGTGCTCTAATAATGATGTTTACAATTAATATTTATTTAACTGTAGTGGTTATAATAACAATGGCAATAATAGTTACATCAATTTTTTCAACATTTGGAATTGTTAAAAAATCTGCATTTAAAACAAGAGATTCAATTACAGCAATAAATGGAGATGTAACTGATAGAATTGCAACTGTAAGATTAATTAAAGCTTCAGGAACAGAAAATTATGAAACTGAAAGATTTAAAGAAATTCATAAAGATTACTTTAAAAAATCAAGCAGTTTAATTAAATTACAATCAACAGTTATTACTGTTTTAGTAGCTGGAGTAAGTTCAATTCAAATGATTATTGTAATTGCAGCAGCAATTAAATGACATAATGATCCAGCCACTTTATCAATAGTTTTAACATCATTCATTTCATCTGTTGGAACAATGGTTGGACCAATTATGCAAGTTGCTAGATTACAAGCTGGATTAATTCAAGCTTCTACTTCTGCTGTAAGAATTGATGAAATTCTAAGTGCAAAATCAAAAATTGATCCTCATTATAATCCAGAAGAAGGAATTCATATTGATAACATTGATAAATCAATTATTTTTAAAGATGTTGAATTTAGATATCCTGAAAAACCAGAAAAAGTTATTATTCCAGAATTTTCATTTACATTTGAACATGGAAAATCATATGCATTTGTTGGTGAAACAGGTAGTGGTAAATCAACAATAGCAAGACTATTATTAAGATTCTATGATCCTTATAAAGGTCAAGTATTAATAAATGAAACAAATGATTTGAAAGATGTAAATTTAGCAAGTTATTTAGATAAAGTGGGTTATGTTGAACAAGAACCTCAAATTTTATTTGGAGATGTTTTAGATAATATTAAATATGGTAGATTTAATGCAACAGATGAAGAAGCAATTGAAGCTGCAAAATTAGCAGAATTACATGAATTAGTTATGACTTGACCAGATGGATATAAAACAATTCTTGGTGAAAGAGGATTTATGTTATCTGGTGGACAAAAACAAAGACTTGTTATTGCAAGAATGTTCTTAAAAGACCCTCAATTGTTAATTTTAGATGAAGCAACAAGTGCTTTAGATAATATTGTTGAAAAAGAAATTCAAGCAAAATTAGATTCATTGATGAAAGGTAGAACAACTGTTACTATCGCTCATAGATTAAGTACAATTAAAAATGTAGATACAATAATTGTATTGGCTCCTGAAAAAGGAATTGCTCAGGTAGGTACTTTTAATGAACTTAAAAATAAAGAAGGTCACTTTAAAAAACTATATGATGCAGGACTAATGGGATAA
- a CDS encoding dicarboxylate/amino acid:cation symporter, with protein MLFLAEEKGHNLLRDFLAISTWQSLTAIIIFISLQIGLWFFLKKYKFAFMYRVILGMSIGLIFGIILQSIIGFPGSDSFEEISKPENKFYWIYELNIWASFFKNIFINGVYLLTVPIVFIAIFKITSKPGETGLGRITVKGIILLLFNVAIMFTITFFLGLLFKVGLGFELSSDSSVTGKDNVPLPQIIWDYIPNNFVGALAKNSIIPVMVVGALAGGSVKILSKRKHVEMEAIRKAMNTGWDVIMSILMTFMKIMPLAVMSMITVSITSRPIGSLVSIGKVIGVGYLGVVIALGLLTFEIFLSGIRPGAWWKKAWKPLVQGFSTQSSNASLPIAMDTLTQEMKVNGKASNTIQPISTTMGLIACAGVQSGLATSILWTGTETGSAVHNMGLFTFFIMALFVTIIASLGIAGVPGTATVVTVGVLGGIGFGGYAGSVLQVIAPLDGLFDMGRTGANVVGGVAVATIVGKSEGLIEEGSDLLSEKGIAHQKVILENKKNKDDYLNTINSLKSSALKELKNKELTTEQRKDINNKLKSDIKKEKDTFKSKK; from the coding sequence ATGTTATTCTTAGCAGAAGAAAAAGGACACAATTTGCTTAGAGATTTTCTAGCAATTAGTACCTGACAATCACTTACTGCAATAATTATATTTATTTCATTACAAATAGGATTATGATTCTTTTTGAAAAAATATAAATTTGCGTTTATGTACAGAGTTATTTTAGGTATGTCAATTGGTTTAATATTTGGAATTATATTACAATCAATTATTGGATTTCCTGGTTCTGATTCATTTGAAGAAATATCAAAACCAGAAAATAAATTCTATTGAATATATGAATTAAATATTTGAGCATCATTCTTTAAAAATATATTCATTAATGGTGTTTATTTATTAACAGTTCCTATTGTATTTATTGCAATATTTAAAATCACTTCTAAACCAGGAGAAACTGGTTTAGGAAGAATTACTGTAAAAGGAATTATATTATTATTATTTAACGTTGCAATTATGTTTACAATTACATTCTTTTTAGGATTATTATTTAAAGTTGGATTGGGATTTGAATTAAGTTCAGATTCATCTGTAACTGGAAAGGATAATGTTCCTCTACCTCAAATTATTTGAGATTATATTCCAAATAATTTTGTTGGAGCTTTAGCAAAAAATTCAATTATACCTGTAATGGTAGTTGGAGCTTTGGCGGGTGGAAGTGTTAAAATACTTTCAAAAAGAAAACATGTTGAAATGGAAGCTATCAGAAAAGCTATGAATACAGGATGAGATGTTATAATGTCAATTTTAATGACATTTATGAAAATTATGCCTTTAGCTGTTATGTCTATGATTACTGTTTCAATAACTTCAAGACCAATTGGTTCACTTGTATCAATTGGTAAAGTAATTGGAGTAGGTTATTTAGGTGTTGTTATTGCTCTTGGATTATTAACATTTGAAATTTTCTTAAGTGGAATAAGACCAGGAGCTTGATGAAAAAAAGCATGAAAACCTTTAGTGCAAGGATTTTCAACGCAATCATCTAATGCATCATTGCCAATTGCTATGGACACATTAACTCAAGAAATGAAAGTTAATGGAAAAGCATCAAATACTATTCAACCAATTTCAACAACAATGGGATTAATTGCTTGTGCTGGGGTTCAATCTGGATTAGCAACAAGTATTTTATGAACAGGAACTGAAACTGGAAGTGCTGTTCATAATATGGGATTATTTACATTCTTTATTATGGCATTATTTGTTACTATTATTGCTTCACTTGGAATTGCAGGAGTTCCAGGAACTGCAACAGTAGTTACTGTGGGAGTTTTAGGTGGTATTGGATTTGGTGGATATGCTGGAAGTGTATTACAAGTTATAGCACCTTTAGATGGATTATTCGATATGGGAAGAACCGGAGCCAACGTTGTTGGAGGAGTTGCTGTTGCAACTATTGTAGGAAAGTCAGAAGGACTAATTGAAGAGGGATCAGATCTTTTAAGTGAAAAAGGTATTGCTCATCAAAAAGTAATTTTAGAAAATAAAAAAAATAAAGATGATTATTTAAATACTATTAATTCCTTAAAATCTTCAGCTTTAAAAGAATTAAAAAACAAGGAATTAACTACAGAGCAGAGAAAAGATATTAATAATAAATTAAAATCAGATATTAAAAAAGAAAAAGATACTTTTAAAAGTAAAAAATAA
- a CDS encoding ABC transporter ATP-binding protein/permease, translating into MTNNNQIKEIKSKINEKEPLIEILNISKVYKNKKALDDVSLIINPGDRIGVIGPNGGGKSTISEIIGGIRKPTTGKIIRQENMTIGLQFQESKYPIGITVLDMIKYYLETFNIPMTEKELTEILRKFQIDNFKNKFLEGLSGGQQQRVNILLSLIHNPDLVIFDEISTGLDIEVRSEIFDTIKENVVNKNKAMILVTHMMSEIEELCDKYIYIHNGKIREQGLVKDLVKNYGSVHNFTWKKFKEEKVGDLRKQAEESDNKNKNKLDKIINSEKNKGKNIPLIKLLLKYYYKGFAVPFFLFFFPLILLFLEGFAFKSMDKEGIFLHNIVGSLAIMQIISVGIFIIPQTILEFKNSVLMKRIGATNIKPFFFILTVVIMGIFFMLVGFLWTLLWAGIMFGGDLGWSTISLPVQIGASIPFLLLTLVQSISLGMLLASVFRSTTAYIAVSNILYMPIAFLGGSFIPINVIMDSPILKYATYINIFKYSTEPFNNAWAGKFVFNATTGIYLSISLALITTFTVTSSFKLKWES; encoded by the coding sequence ATGACAAATAATAATCAAATCAAAGAAATCAAATCAAAAATAAATGAAAAGGAACCTTTAATTGAAATTTTGAATATATCAAAAGTCTATAAAAATAAAAAGGCATTAGATGATGTTAGTTTAATAATTAATCCAGGAGATAGAATTGGTGTGATTGGCCCTAATGGAGGGGGTAAATCTACAATTAGTGAAATTATTGGAGGAATTAGAAAGCCAACTACTGGAAAAATTATAAGACAAGAAAATATGACAATTGGCTTACAATTTCAAGAATCTAAATATCCAATTGGTATAACAGTTTTAGACATGATTAAATATTATTTGGAAACTTTTAATATTCCCATGACTGAAAAAGAACTTACAGAAATTTTAAGAAAATTTCAAATTGATAATTTTAAAAATAAATTTTTAGAAGGTTTAAGTGGTGGTCAACAACAAAGAGTAAATATTCTTTTAAGTTTAATTCATAATCCAGATTTAGTAATATTTGATGAAATATCAACGGGATTAGACATTGAAGTTAGAAGTGAAATCTTTGATACAATTAAAGAAAATGTTGTAAATAAGAATAAAGCTATGATTTTAGTAACTCATATGATGAGTGAAATTGAAGAGCTATGTGATAAATATATTTATATCCACAATGGAAAAATCAGAGAACAAGGTTTAGTAAAAGATTTAGTAAAAAATTATGGATCAGTTCATAACTTCACTTGAAAAAAATTCAAGGAAGAAAAAGTTGGAGATTTAAGAAAACAAGCAGAAGAATCTGATAATAAAAATAAAAATAAACTAGATAAAATTATAAATAGTGAAAAAAATAAAGGAAAAAATATTCCTTTAATCAAACTGCTTTTAAAATATTATTATAAAGGATTTGCAGTACCTTTCTTTTTATTCTTTTTTCCTCTAATTCTTTTATTTTTAGAGGGTTTTGCATTTAAAAGTATGGATAAAGAAGGTATATTTTTACATAATATTGTTGGGTCGCTTGCAATAATGCAAATAATATCTGTTGGAATATTTATTATTCCTCAAACTATATTGGAATTTAAAAATAGTGTTCTTATGAAAAGAATTGGTGCAACTAATATAAAACCATTCTTCTTTATATTAACTGTAGTTATAATGGGTATATTTTTTATGCTAGTTGGTTTTTTATGAACTTTACTTTGAGCGGGAATAATGTTTGGAGGGGACTTGGGATGATCAACAATATCATTGCCAGTTCAAATAGGTGCTTCAATTCCTTTCCTATTATTAACATTAGTTCAATCAATTTCATTGGGTATGTTACTTGCAAGTGTTTTTAGATCAACAACTGCTTATATTGCAGTTTCAAACATTTTATATATGCCAATAGCATTTTTAGGAGGTTCATTTATTCCTATAAATGTTATTATGGATAGTCCAATATTAAAATATGCTACATATATTAATATATTTAAATATTCAACAGAGCCTTTTAATAATGCTTGAGCTGGAAAATTTGTATTTAATGCAACTACTGGAATTTACTTGTCAATTTCATTAGCTCTAATTACTACATTTACAGTTACTTCATCATTCAAACTAAAATGAGAGTCATAA
- a CDS encoding DNA-processing protein DprA — protein MENVLLYFSIKYKGNWDKIYHALDIKEKITHKDLEEISNKINCKFITILNPLYPNYLKNTHKPPFVIFYKGDITLLSKYHKTIAFIGGEEVNEYGIKNIDSLMSDLNEEKIIFSTIQNIGVNTEVLDNANNNGYKIVKILNQSMKDYLKKTIELPERENLLAISEIYENDTINFENNDYSNRLLCGISKAIVFVQFKGNDPVNKLFTFSVNEGKDIFAIPDTTFSKSGTNKLIKNGAKLIEFAKDILNEI, from the coding sequence ATGGAAAATGTTTTATTATATTTTTCAATAAAATATAAAGGTAACTGAGATAAAATTTATCATGCTTTGGATATAAAAGAAAAAATAACACATAAAGATTTAGAAGAAATAAGTAATAAAATTAATTGTAAATTTATTACTATTTTAAATCCTTTGTATCCTAATTATTTAAAAAATACTCATAAACCACCATTTGTAATCTTTTACAAAGGGGATATAACACTTCTTTCAAAATATCATAAAACTATTGCATTTATTGGGGGAGAAGAAGTTAATGAATATGGAATAAAAAATATAGATAGTTTAATGAGTGATTTAAATGAAGAAAAAATAATATTTTCTACTATTCAAAACATTGGAGTTAATACGGAAGTATTAGATAATGCAAACAATAATGGATATAAAATAGTAAAAATATTAAATCAAAGTATGAAAGATTATTTAAAAAAAACAATTGAGTTACCAGAACGAGAAAACTTACTTGCAATTAGTGAAATATATGAAAATGATACTATTAATTTTGAAAATAATGATTACTCAAATAGACTATTGTGTGGAATTTCAAAAGCAATTGTATTTGTGCAATTTAAAGGAAATGATCCGGTTAACAAATTGTTCACTTTCTCTGTAAATGAAGGTAAGGATATATTTGCTATACCAGATACAACATTTTCTAAGAGCGGAACTAATAAATTAATAAAAAATGGTGCCAAATTAATAGAATTTGCAAAAGATATATTAAATGAAATTTAA
- a CDS encoding CoA-disulfide reductase — protein sequence MKTLIIGGSATGMGVAARLRRNDMNMDITVIQDKDYVSLGACGLPYFVANNFEEKNTLIAREKEKFEESNIKIISNSKVESVNFKENKVFYKDNYETYDKLVIAVGAKPIRPNIKGIEGENIFVLTTLEDGVLLKDKMNNDNSIKKVAIIGAGFIGLEMCESLSELKKDVYLLEMEEKIMQRAFDSEISELIENKLEEKKINTLLGEQLIEIKLKNNKVNSILLKSGKEIEVDAVLLSVGFQPNTQFLKDSGLEMNERGTIIVNTKGETNIEHVYSAGDCAVSKNFINQEDIYSPLATIASKFSKVIADNIAGKQVEFVGSIQSAILRLFDLEIARTGLTEQIAVNKGIKVKSTFIKDKDHTNYTPNQKDLYLKLIINEDTKEIIGAQMAGSNNSILRIYALAALIWQKAKIDNALEQIDLPYAPPFSRSVDIIHIALSKLNK from the coding sequence ATGAAGACTTTAATAATCGGAGGAAGCGCAACTGGAATGGGTGTTGCTGCAAGATTAAGAAGAAATGATATGAATATGGATATAACAGTTATTCAAGATAAAGATTATGTTTCTTTAGGTGCTTGTGGACTTCCATATTTTGTTGCAAACAATTTTGAAGAAAAGAATACTTTAATAGCAAGAGAAAAAGAAAAATTTGAAGAATCTAATATTAAAATAATTTCAAATTCAAAAGTTGAATCAGTTAATTTTAAAGAGAATAAAGTTTTTTATAAAGATAATTATGAAACTTATGATAAGTTAGTAATAGCAGTTGGAGCAAAACCTATAAGGCCAAATATTAAGGGCATTGAAGGAGAAAATATTTTTGTTCTAACAACATTAGAAGATGGAGTATTATTGAAAGATAAAATGAACAATGATAACAGCATAAAAAAAGTTGCTATTATTGGTGCTGGATTTATTGGTCTAGAAATGTGTGAATCACTTTCTGAATTAAAAAAGGATGTTTATTTGCTTGAAATGGAAGAAAAAATTATGCAACGAGCTTTTGATTCAGAAATTTCAGAATTAATTGAAAATAAATTAGAAGAAAAGAAAATAAACACTTTATTAGGTGAACAACTAATAGAAATTAAATTAAAAAATAATAAAGTTAATTCTATTTTATTGAAAAGTGGAAAAGAAATTGAAGTTGATGCTGTATTACTTTCTGTTGGCTTTCAACCAAATACACAATTTTTGAAAGATAGTGGATTAGAAATGAATGAAAGAGGAACGATAATTGTTAACACCAAAGGAGAAACAAATATTGAACATGTTTACTCTGCAGGAGATTGTGCAGTTTCAAAAAATTTCATTAATCAAGAGGACATTTATTCTCCACTTGCAACAATTGCAAGTAAGTTTTCAAAAGTTATAGCTGATAATATAGCAGGAAAACAAGTTGAATTTGTTGGTTCAATTCAAAGTGCAATATTAAGACTATTTGATCTAGAAATTGCCAGAACAGGACTTACAGAACAAATCGCAGTCAATAAAGGAATTAAAGTTAAATCTACATTTATAAAAGATAAAGATCACACAAACTATACTCCAAATCAAAAAGATTTGTATTTAAAATTAATAATCAATGAGGATACAAAAGAAATTATTGGAGCGCAAATGGCAGGAAGTAATAATTCAATTTTAAGAATTTATGCATTAGCTGCATTAATTTGACAAAAAGCAAAAATAGACAATGCTTTAGAACAAATTGATTTACCTTATGCTCCACCATTTTCAAGATCTGTTGATATCATTCACATTGCTTTATCAAAATTAAACAAATAA
- a CDS encoding single-stranded DNA-binding protein: MNNVTIIGQIEGNPQVVFDSKDGGKKLYKITLKVPRQYKTKNGEKIEDFINVKVWSNVLGDEYEYFDQSYIGIEGRLVSFGNAENNKYGNELVANKVVQLN; the protein is encoded by the coding sequence ATGAATAATGTAACTATAATCGGACAAATAGAGGGAAATCCTCAGGTAGTTTTTGACTCAAAAGATGGAGGTAAAAAACTTTATAAAATTACTTTAAAAGTACCAAGACAATACAAAACTAAAAATGGAGAAAAGATTGAAGATTTTATTAATGTGAAGGTTTGATCGAATGTTCTAGGAGATGAATATGAATATTTTGATCAATCTTATATAGGGATTGAAGGTAGATTAGTTTCTTTTGGAAATGCAGAAAATAATAAATATGGAAATGAGCTTGTTGCAAATAAAGTGGTTCAATTAAATTAA